One window of Nicotiana tomentosiformis chromosome 11, ASM39032v3, whole genome shotgun sequence genomic DNA carries:
- the LOC138901922 gene encoding uncharacterized protein has product MVTLKNQLETYIVDIRDVDERFSNLQGLVDLSETLVKTKKHLNYPFVFRLVKFALLLPVATATVERTFLAMKLIKNELRNRMDDEFMSGCLVPYVERKIFNTISDDTIMNTFQEMKTRRGQL; this is encoded by the coding sequence ATGGTTACGCTCAAGAATCAACTTGAAACTTATATTGTTGATATTCGTGATGTTGATGAAAGGTTCTCAAATCTACAAGGACTTGTTGATCTTTCTGAAACACTAGTTAAGACAAAGAAGCATTTGAATTATCCATTTGTGTTTCGCCTTGTGAAATTTGCTTTGCTTCTACCAGTTGCCACTGCTACAGTTGAAAGAACTTTCTTGGCGATGAAGTTGATCAAGAATGAATTGCGAAATCGAATGGATGACGAATTCATGAGCGGTTGTTTGGTACCTTAtgtagaaagaaaaatatttaacaCAATTTCTGATGATACTATTATGAATACATTTCAGGAAATGAAAACTCGTAGAGGACAGttgtaa
- the LOC104099484 gene encoding uncharacterized protein: protein MCFINGDLFALLVDESCDVSRKEQLAIVLRYVNRCGSVVEHFIGIVHVRNTSALCLKKAIVDYLTQHSLSFSYMHGQCYDGASNMQGDLRGLKTLIQQESKSAYFIHCFAHQLQLTLVVVSKKCLEVGELVLLVSNILNIVGCSFKRMDDLQEYPAEKVQEALDMGELETGRGLNQELGLARAADTRWGSHYKSFKNFISMFGSIIDVLDTIVVDARTLEERANAKGYLSTCQTFEVAFMFHVMRDILGITNELNTSLQKKEQDIANAILLVEVAKKQLQKLREEECDSLIDKVSVFCVKYNILIPNFDDFYINSERSRRKVADYTILHHYRADIFFKIIDWQVQELNARFNEVTMNLLVGVACLNPIDSFFSFDINKILMMA, encoded by the coding sequence ATGTGCTTTATTAATGGAGACCTTTTTGCATTGCTAGTTGATGAATCATGTGATGTATCACGCAAAGAGCAATTAGCTATTGTCTTGCGATATGTTAATAGATGTGGATCTGTGGTGGAGCATTTTATTGGGATCGTTCATGTTCGTAATACTAGTGCTTTATGTTTAAAGAAAGCAATTGTTGATTACCTTACTCAACATTCTTTGAGTTTTTCTTATATGCATGGACAGTGCTATGATGGAGCAAGCAACATGCAAGGGGATTTACGTGGCCTTAAAACTTTGATTCAACAAGAAAGTAAATCTGCTTATTTCATTCATTGTTTTGCACACCAACTTCAATTGACTCTTGTTGTGGTATCCAAAAAGTGTCTTGAAGTGGGAGAACTTGTATTGTTGGTTTCTAATATATTGAATATAGTGGGATGTTCTTTTAAACGTATGGATGATCTTCAAGAATATCCAGCCGAAAAAGTTCAAGAGGCATTAGACATGGGTGAACTTGAAACTGGTAGGGGTTTGAATCAAGAACTTGGTCTTGCCAGAGCTGCCGATACTCGTTGGGGTTCGCACTACAAATCTTTTAAGAACTTTATTTCTATGTTTGGCTCAATTATTGATGTTCTTGATACTATCGTTGTTGATGCCCGAACTTTAGAAGAAAGAGCTAATGCAAAGGGATATCTTAGCACTTGTCAAACATTTGAGGTTGCTTTCATGTTTCACGTAATGAGAGATATTTTGGGGATCACAAATGAGCTTAATACATCCTTACAAAAAAAGGAGCAAGATATTGCAAATGCTATTCTACTTGTTGAAGTGGCAAAGAAACAGTTGCAAAAGCTAAGAGAAGAAGAATGTGATTCACTTATTGATAAGGTGTCTGTATTTTGTGTCAAGTATAATATTTTGATACCAAACTTTGATGACTTCTATATTAACTCTGAAAGATCTCGACGTAAAGTTGCTGATTATACTATTTTACATCACTATCGTGCTGATATATTTTTTAAGATTATTGATTGGCAAGTTCAAGAACTCAATGCTCGTTTTAATGAGGTGACAATGAACTTGCTTGTTGGAGTAGCTTGCTTAAATCCAATTGATTCATTTTTTAGTTTTGACATAAACAAGATATTGATGATGGCTTAA